A genomic region of Sander vitreus isolate 19-12246 chromosome 11, sanVit1, whole genome shotgun sequence contains the following coding sequences:
- the agr1 gene encoding anterior gradient 1 isoform X2 translates to MEGSLKGQEVMLRWVLFALFLGICASAGQQKKRKAQPQSFSRGWGNSISWVQSYEEGLSQMVKRQKPLMVIHHKDDCPHSEALKKAFVAAKSIQKMAKEDFIMLNLLEETSDKNMAPDGYYYPRILFVDPSRTARTDIVGKYSNRKYTYEPGDMEFLAKNMKKVKALMHTEL, encoded by the exons ATGGAAGG TTCTCTCAAAGGACAGGAAGTGATGCTTCGCTGGGTCTTGTTTGCTTTGTTCCTTGGTATCTGTGCCAGTGCCggacaacagaaaaaaaggaaagcacaGCCTCAGTCCTTCTCAAGAG GATGGGGGAATAGTATTAGTTGGGTCCAAAGTTATGAAGAGGGCCTGTCACAGATGGTGAAACG TCAGAAGCCGCTGATGGTCATCCATCATAAAGATGACTGCCCGCACAGTGAAG CCCTGAAGAAGGCATTTGTTGCTGCAAAGTCCATCCAGAAAATGGCCAAAGAGGATTTCATCATGCTCAACCTGTTG gaaGAGACTTCAGACAAGAATATGGCCCCTGATGGCTATTATTATCCCAGAATCCTCTTTGTTG ATCCATCTAGGACTGCGCGCACAGACATTGTAGGAAAGTACAGCAACCGCAAATACACCTACGAGCCTGGCGACATGGAATTCT TGGCCAAAAACATGAAGAAAGTCAAAGCCCTGATGCACACTGAACTCTAA
- the agr1 gene encoding anterior gradient 1 isoform X1 gives MLSSSLKGQEVMLRWVLFALFLGICASAGQQKKRKAQPQSFSRGWGNSISWVQSYEEGLSQMVKRQKPLMVIHHKDDCPHSEALKKAFVAAKSIQKMAKEDFIMLNLLEETSDKNMAPDGYYYPRILFVDPSRTARTDIVGKYSNRKYTYEPGDMEFLAKNMKKVKALMHTEL, from the exons ATGCTGTCAAG TTCTCTCAAAGGACAGGAAGTGATGCTTCGCTGGGTCTTGTTTGCTTTGTTCCTTGGTATCTGTGCCAGTGCCggacaacagaaaaaaaggaaagcacaGCCTCAGTCCTTCTCAAGAG GATGGGGGAATAGTATTAGTTGGGTCCAAAGTTATGAAGAGGGCCTGTCACAGATGGTGAAACG TCAGAAGCCGCTGATGGTCATCCATCATAAAGATGACTGCCCGCACAGTGAAG CCCTGAAGAAGGCATTTGTTGCTGCAAAGTCCATCCAGAAAATGGCCAAAGAGGATTTCATCATGCTCAACCTGTTG gaaGAGACTTCAGACAAGAATATGGCCCCTGATGGCTATTATTATCCCAGAATCCTCTTTGTTG ATCCATCTAGGACTGCGCGCACAGACATTGTAGGAAAGTACAGCAACCGCAAATACACCTACGAGCCTGGCGACATGGAATTCT TGGCCAAAAACATGAAGAAAGTCAAAGCCCTGATGCACACTGAACTCTAA
- the agr1 gene encoding anterior gradient 1 isoform X3 has protein sequence MLRWVLFALFLGICASAGQQKKRKAQPQSFSRGWGNSISWVQSYEEGLSQMVKRQKPLMVIHHKDDCPHSEALKKAFVAAKSIQKMAKEDFIMLNLLEETSDKNMAPDGYYYPRILFVDPSRTARTDIVGKYSNRKYTYEPGDMEFLAKNMKKVKALMHTEL, from the exons ATGCTTCGCTGGGTCTTGTTTGCTTTGTTCCTTGGTATCTGTGCCAGTGCCggacaacagaaaaaaaggaaagcacaGCCTCAGTCCTTCTCAAGAG GATGGGGGAATAGTATTAGTTGGGTCCAAAGTTATGAAGAGGGCCTGTCACAGATGGTGAAACG TCAGAAGCCGCTGATGGTCATCCATCATAAAGATGACTGCCCGCACAGTGAAG CCCTGAAGAAGGCATTTGTTGCTGCAAAGTCCATCCAGAAAATGGCCAAAGAGGATTTCATCATGCTCAACCTGTTG gaaGAGACTTCAGACAAGAATATGGCCCCTGATGGCTATTATTATCCCAGAATCCTCTTTGTTG ATCCATCTAGGACTGCGCGCACAGACATTGTAGGAAAGTACAGCAACCGCAAATACACCTACGAGCCTGGCGACATGGAATTCT TGGCCAAAAACATGAAGAAAGTCAAAGCCCTGATGCACACTGAACTCTAA